The bacterium genome includes the window TAAAAACCTTTTCAAACTCGACGATGGCCTGGCTGTACTGGTTGTTGCCGTAATAGCACTCACCGATCCAATACTGGCAGTTGTCCAGCAGCGATTTGTCGCCGCCCGATTGGATCAGGCTTTCAAAGATGGGGATCGCCTGCTGATACTTTCTGGATTCATAGAGTTCGCGCGCCGCATCATACCGCTCCTTAAAACTGCCGCTTGCATACGACACTCTGGCCGGCTGCGTTTCTTTCTTGCTCAATTGCTCCTGAAGTCTGGCAATTTGCCGGTCCCGCTCCGACACTTCGGCTCGCAACGCGGCCAACTCGGCGTCTTTATCCTTGAGCGCCACGTCCAGCTGCTGCTCCTCTGCAGTCTTGGCGGCTACGGCAGCAGCGGGTGCCGGCTGCTCTTTGCTTTTATTGATCCCCAACAGCCGCAACACATCGTCCTCATCCGAACTTTTAGTGGGTATTTCAGGCGCCGGACTTTCTGCCATGGTCTCTGTATACGAACCGGGCTGCATCGCGGCGGCATCCGAACTCTTGGAGCCGGCGCACCCCCATCCAGCCACCACTCCTATCACCAGGGCGATCAAAAGCCCCTGCAACAACTTGCACCGTTTCATGGTGTTCTCCCACTGATGACCGACTGACATATTATTTTTCCTCCCACGGCGAAAAACCCTCACACATGAAGAGCAAGCTATAGTCGCCAAAACCGGAAACAAAATTTTTCCCCGATATTTTAACTTATTATATTTTCCATATTTAAAATATTTAACGCCAGCCTAAAAGTCAAGAGTTTTTTTATTGGCTCTCCTTGGCTCGGCCGCCGGATGCCGAAGCCGTCTCTATTCCGGAGGTCTTGCGATGATTCCACACTAATAAGCCGATGCCCAGGAGAATGAAGACCAGACTGATGCCCTGGTTCAGGGAAATCCCTTTGCCGGCGATGGAGCCGATGATCATCGAATCTTCATAATAGCGGAAAAAATCGACGGTGAATCGGCCGATGCCGTAGAGAATAAAAAACAGATGCAATTGAAAACCCGTGTAGCGAACCTTTTTTTCCGCCAGCAGCATGATGCCGAACATGAGTAATCCGTAAAAGGATTGGTACAGCTGAGTCGGGTACAGCGGCATATCGCCGTACATCGCTCCCGCCGGGCTGTCCAGGGGAAAGGTAACGCAAAAACCGCCATGTTCAC containing:
- a CDS encoding tetratricopeptide repeat protein, which codes for MSVGHQWENTMKRCKLLQGLLIALVIGVVAGWGCAGSKSSDAAAMQPGSYTETMAESPAPEIPTKSSDEDDVLRLLGINKSKEQPAPAAAVAAKTAEEQQLDVALKDKDAELAALRAEVSERDRQIARLQEQLSKKETQPARVSYASGSFKERYDAARELYESRKYQQAIPIFESLIQSGGDKSLLDNCQYWIGECYYGNNQYSQAIVEFEKVFTYSDSDKYDDSQLKLGLCYLRIGNVEKAKDEFEKLIVNYPDSEYRQRAKEYLARL